One window of the Rhinoraja longicauda isolate Sanriku21f chromosome 2, sRhiLon1.1, whole genome shotgun sequence genome contains the following:
- the higd1a gene encoding HIG1 domain family member 1A, mitochondrial isoform X2, which produces MSTSNANLLPTHGQEDDHTSKLLRKSKESPFVPIGIAGFASVVAYGLYKMKARGNKKMSVHFIHMRVAAQGCVVGAMTIGVLYSMYKEYIVKPKEKNALLHK; this is translated from the exons ATGTCTACAAGTAATGCAAACTTGCTTCCTACACATGGCCAAGAAGATGACCACACTTCTAAACTTCTTCGAAAATCCAAGGAGTCCCCGTTTGTTCCTATCG GTATTGCTGGCTTTGCATCAGTGGTAGCCTATGGACTCTACAAAATGAAGGCCAGAGGGAACAAAAAAATGTCAGTGCATTTTATCCACATGCGTGTGGCAGCCCAAGGATGTGTGGTGGGAGCAATGACTATAG GAGTTCTGTACTCTATGTACAAAGAATACATTGTGAAGCCCAAAGAGAAAAATGCTCTCCTTCATAAATGA